In Amyelois transitella isolate CPQ chromosome 28, ilAmyTran1.1, whole genome shotgun sequence, the following are encoded in one genomic region:
- the LOC132903575 gene encoding zinc finger protein 239-like, whose amino-acid sequence MDGAVGQGGSLPGFGVLAMFAYSRSYIVRKDEQFDTASADTSGVDKRQPGAGSTTNRTQRESRRESTSRSGQGPLQCYICGRRFEFKSNFDRHYRTHTGEKPYECDECQCQFVQKINLTNQRRTHTGEKPYECDVCQRRFVQKSHLTNHRRTHTGEKPYKCDVCQRRFNQSSSLNAHRRTHTGEQPYECDLCQCRFVQKINLTNHRRTHTGEKPYECDVCQRRFVQKSHLINHRRTHTGEKPYECDVCQRRFNQSSSLNAHRRTHTGEQPYECDLCQCRFNMKSTLLSHHLTHTGIENLCM is encoded by the exons ATGGACGGTGCTGTTGGTCAGGGCGGATCTCTGCCCGGCTTTGGGGTTCTAGCTATGTTTGCGTATTCGCGGTCTTATATCGTAAGAAAGGATGAACAATTtg ATACTGCGTCAGCTGACACATCCGGAGTTGACAAACGGCAACCAGGTGCAGGAAGTACAACCAACAGGACACAGCGCGAGTCTCGACGAGAGTCAACGTCACGGAGTGGTCAGGGTCCACTCCAGTGTTATATTTGTGGAAGacgttttgaatttaaatcaaattttgacAGACATTATAGAACTCACACTggcgaaaaaccttatgaatgtgacgagtgtcaatgtcaatttgttcagaagattaatttaacaaatcaAAGGAGAACTCACACTggcgaaaaaccttatgaatgtgacgtgtgtcaacgtCGATTTGTTCAGAAGAGTCATTTAACAAATCATAGGAGAACTCACACTGGCGAAAAACCTTATaaatgtgacgtgtgtcaacgACGATTTAATCAGAGCAGTAGTTTAAACGCACACCGTAGAACTCATACTGGTGAAcaaccttatgaatgtgaccTGTGTCAATGTCGGTTTGTTCAGaagattaatttaacaaatcaCAGGAGAACTCACACTggcgaaaaaccttatgaatgtgacgtgtgtcaacgtCGATTTGTTCAGAAGAGTCATTTAATAAATCATAGGAGAACTCACACTggcgaaaaaccttatgaatgtgacgtgtgtcaacgACGATTTAATCAGAGCAGTAGTTTAAACGCACACCGTAGAACTCATACTGGTGAAcaaccttatgaatgtgaccTGTGTCAATGTCGGTTTAATATGAAGAGCACTTTATTATCACATCATTTAACTCATACTGGTATAGAAAACCTATGTATGTGA